A stretch of the Xiphias gladius isolate SHS-SW01 ecotype Sanya breed wild chromosome 19, ASM1685928v1, whole genome shotgun sequence genome encodes the following:
- the gadd45ga gene encoding growth arrest and DNA-damage-inducible, gamma a, giving the protein MTLEEIRRQETTMEDADRVQSAGAALEELLVAAEKQDYLTVGVYESAKVMNVDPDSVAFCVLATDEEYECDIALQIHFTLIQAFCFDNDINVVRVNDIERLADLVGADETGEPKDAHCILVTSPSANPWKDPALDKLSLFCEESRSVYDWVPTITLPER; this is encoded by the exons ATGACTCTGGAGGAGATCCGCAGACAGGAGACCACAATGGAAGACGCAGATAG GGTGCAAAGTGCAGGCGCAGCCCTGGAGGAACTGCTGGTCGCCGCTGAGAAGCAGGACTACCTGACGGTGGGAGTTTATGAGTCGGCCAAAGTCATGAATGT CGACCCAGACAGCGTGGCATTCTGCGTCCTCGCCACCGACGAGGAGTACGAGTGTGACATTGCTCTTCAGATCCACTTTACCCTCATCCAGGCGTTCTGCTTCGACAACGACATCAACGTGGTGCGCGTCAACGACATCGAGCGCCTGGCAGACCTCGTGGGCGCAGACGAGACCGGCGAGCCCAAGGACGCGCACTGCATTCTTGTCACG AGCCCCAGTGCGAACCCGTGGAAGGACCCTGCTCTGGACAAGCTGAGTCTGTTCTGTGAGGAGAGCCGCAGTGTGTACGACTGGGTGCCCACCATCACACTCCCGGAGCGCTGA